The DNA window GTCGGCGAGCGCCTCGCGCTCCGACCGGGCGTACCGCGGCATGGCTTGATCGTAGGCCCGATCGGGCCGTTCGGCGCGGCACGGCCGCCCGCGGGGCGGCCGTCGACCCGCGGTCGAGGGGAACGTGACGGCGGACATATCCCGGCCGGGTCGGCGGACCTGGCGGCGAGCGGTAAGGATGGGGGAGAAAATTGCGGCTTACGGCGGGGGCGAGCGTGGCGAGCGGGACGAGTCGGGACGTGCTCGGCAGGGGGCTGCGGGTGCTCGGTCGGGCGATCCGGGAACAACCCCGGATCTTCGCGGTGGCGGTCACCGGCAGCGTGCTCTTCGGCCTCCTCGTGATCGCCAGCGCGTACGTGATCGGCGGCGTGGTCGGCGAGGTGGTGGTGCCGGCGGTCGAGCGCGGCGCGGTGGCCACCGGCGCGCTCGCGCTCGCCGCGGCGGCGCTGTTCGGGATCAGCGTGCTGCGGGTGGTCGGCATCTTCGGCCGCCGGCTCGGCGCCGGCTACATGCAGTTCCGGCTCCAGGCCGCCTACCGCCGCCGGGTCACCCGCCGGTACCTGGACCTGCCGCTGGCCTGGCACCACCGCAACTCGACCGGCACGTTGCTGTCCAACGCCAACTCCGACGTGGAGGCCGCCTGGTACCCGATCGCGCCGCTGCCGTTCGCGGTCGGCACGCTGGTGATGCTGGTCGGCGCCGTCGCGTCGCTGTTCCTCACCGACTGGGCGCTCGCCCTGGTCGGCCTCGCCGTCTTCCCCGCGCTGTTCGCGCTCAACGTGGTCTACTCCCGCCGGATGGCTCCCCGCCAGGCCCGGGCCCAGCGACTGCGCGCCGAGGTCAGCGGCATCGCGCACGAGAGCTTCGACGGCGCGCTGGTGGTCAAGACCATGGGCCGCGAGTCGCAGGAGACGGCCCGCTTCGCCGCCCGCGCCGGCGAGCTGCGCGACGCGCTGATCTCCGTCGGCCGGCTGCGCGGTGTCTTCGACCCGATGCTGGAGACGTTGCCCAGCCTCGGCACGCTCGCCGTGCTGGTGGTCGGCGCGATCCGGCTCCGCCAGGGCGCGATCAGCGTGACCGAGCTGGTCAGTGTCGCGTTCCTGTTCACCGTGCTGGCGTTCCCGGTGCGGGCCATCGGCTGGGTGCTGGCCGAGCTGCCGCGCAGCGTCGCCGGCTGGGACCGGGTCCGCCGGGTCCTCGACGCCACCGGCGAGATGCCGTACGGCGAGGTGACGTTCGACCCGGCCACCCGGACGCCGGCCCCGCTGTCGTGCCACGACGTCCACTTCTCCTACGAGCCGGCCGAGGCGCACCTGCCCGGCACCCAGGTGCTCGGCGAGGTCACCTTCACGGTGCCGGCGGGGAAGACGGTCGCCCTGGTCGGGCCGACCGGCGCCGGCAAGTCCACCATCACGTCGCTGGCCGTGCGCCTGGTCGACCCGGACCGCGGCCGGGTCACGCTCGACGGCGTCGACGTGCGTGACCTGACCGCCGCCTCGCTCGCCGCCACCGTGGCGCTGGTGGCCCAGGTGCCGTTCGTCTTCGACGACACCGTCCGCGCCAACATCACGCTCGACCGCGCCGGCATCGGCGACGACGAGGTGTGGGCGGCGCTGCGACTGGCCGAGGCGGACGGCTTCGTCGCCGCGCTGCCGGACGGGCTGGACACCATGGTCGGCGAGCGGGGCACCTCGCTCTCCGGCGGCCAACGGCAACGGCTCACGTTGGCCCGGGCGCTCGCCGGCCGGCCCCGGCTGCTGGTGCTCGACGACGCCACCAGCGCCGTCGACCCGCGGGTCGAGGCGGCCATCCTGGCCGGACTGCGGGCCCCCGCCGACGGCGGCGCGCCGGCGTCGATCCTGGTGGTGGCCTACCGCCGGGCCACCATCGCGCTCGCCGACGAGGTGATCTACGTGGAGCGCGGCCGGGTGGTCGCCCGCGGCACCCACCCCGAGCTGCTGGCCACCGTGCCCGGGTACGCCGACCTGGTCACCGCCTACGAGCAGGCCGAGCAGGAACGCGAGCAGAACCGCATGTACGACGAGGTCACCCCGATGACCTCCGGCCTGGAGATCGAGGTGGACCGGTGACTACCGTGGCCGAGGAGCGGACCGAGTCGACCTGGGGGACGCTGCGGCGGGGGCTGGCGCTCTCCCCGGAGCTGAAGACCGGGCTCGCCGGCACGGTGGCGTTGGCGCTCGTCTACATGGTCGGCCGGGTGGCCGTGCCGGTGGCGGTCCAGCGCGGCATCGACCACGGCATCGTCGGCGGTCTCGACCTGGACGTGATCTCGCTGACCGTCGCGCTCACCGCCGCCGTGCTGGTGGTCACCACCACCTGCGGCTACCTGATGATGCGCCGGCTGTTCACGGTCAGCGAGACCGCGCTGGCCGGCGTGCGCACCCGCGCGTTCCGGCACGTGCACGACCTGTCCATGCTGCACCAACAGTCCGAGCGACGGGGGTCGCTGGTCTCCCGGGTCACCAGCGACGTCGACCAGATCACCCAGTTCCTCCAGTGGGGCGGCGTGATCCTCATCGTCAACCTGGGTCAGTTGCTGGTGACCACCGCGGTGATGCTCGCGTACTCCTGGCAGTTGACGCTCGTGGTGCTCGTCGCGTTCGCGCCGGCGGTGCTGGTCATCCGGCAGCTCCAGCGCCGGCTGGCCGGCGCGTACGGGCTCGTCCGGCAGCGGACCGGCACGCTGCTCGGCGCGATCGGCGAGAGCGTGGTGGGCGCCCCGGTGATCCGGGCGTACGGGATCTCCGGGCGCACCGCCCGCCGCCTGGACGCGGCGATCGACGGGCAGCGGGTGGCGCAGCAGCGGGCGATCCGGATCAGCATCCTGGGCAGTTCGGTAGGCGAGCTGGCGGCCGGCCTGGCGCTGGCCGGCGTGGTGGTGGTCGGGGTGAGCCTGGGCGTCGACCGCACCCTGTCAGTCGGCCAGCTCACCGCTTTCCTGTTCCTGGTCACGCTCTTCATCCAGCCGGTGCAGATCGCCACCGAGGTGCTCAACGAGGCGCAGAACGCGATCGCCGGCTGGCGCCGGGTGCTCGACGTGCTGGACGTCGCCCCGGACGTGGCCGACCCCGGCCGGCAGGGCCGGGACCTGCCGGGCGGCCCGCTCGACGTCCGGTTCGCCGGGGTGACGTTCGCCTACCCGGGCGGGCCGCCGGTGCTGCACGGCGTGACCCTGGACATCCCGGCGAAGAGCCGGGTCGCGGTGGTGGGGGAGACCGGCAGCGGCAAGACCACGTTCGCCAAGCTGCTCACCCGGCTGATGGACCCGACCGAGGGCCAGGTGCTGCTCTCCGGCGTCGACCTGCGCCAGGTGCGCTTCGACTCGCTGCGTACCCGGGTGGTGATGGTGCCGCAGGACGGCTTCCTGTTCGACACCACGGTCGGGGAGAACGTCCGTTTCGCCCGTCCGGACCTGACCGACGCGCGGCTCACCGCCGCCTTCACCGAACTGGGACTGGCCGACTGGCTGGACGGGCTGCCGTCCGGGCTGGACACGCCGGTCGGGGAGCGCGGCGAGGCGCTCAGTGTCGGCGAGCGGCAGCTCGTGGCGCTGGCCCGTGCCTACGTGGCCGACCCGGACCTGCTGGTGCTCGACGAGGCGACGAGCGCGGTCGACCCGGCCACCGAGGTGCGCCTGCAACGCACGCTCGACGCGGTCACCCGGGGCCGCACGACGCTCGCCATCGCGCACCGGCTCTCCACCGCGCAGGCGGCCGACGAGGTGATCGTGGTGGACCGGGGTCGGATCGTCCAGCGTGGCCCGCACGAGGATCTGCTGCGCGACACCGACTCGGTCTACGCCCTGCTCTACGCGTCCTGGCTGGAGCAGACCCGCTGACGTGCCTACAAACGTGATGACGTGGGTGACTCACCGGCGGAGATCACCGGGCGATGCATTCGTCATCAAGTTTCTAGGCGCGTGTGCATCATCGGCTTCCGCACGCCGCGCCGCGGCTCTCTCACGCCATGGCTTCCGCGCGCCCTCACACGCCACGGCCCTTCCAGACGCCCAGGGCCCGCGTCGCACGCCCGCCTCGCGCAGCCCCGTCGCACGCCCGCGTCGTACGGCACGTCCCACGGCCGCGCCGCGCGGACCGGGCGTCGCTCATTCGGGCCGGTGCCCGTCCGGGGCGGGCAACGGGCCGGTGAGGTATCGCTGGAGGGTCGGGCCGATCGTGGCGGCCAGCGTGTCCGGTGACGCGGACGCGACCGGTTCCAGGCGGATCACGTAGCGCATCATGGCCAGGCCGGCGACCTGGGTGGCGACCAGCGCGCCCCGCAGCGGCGCCTCGGCCGGGTCCAGGTCGAGCTGGTCGAGGACCCGGCGCAGGATCTGGGTGGTCAGGAACTCACGGAGCAGGCGGGCGGTCCACTGGTTGCTCACCGCGGAGCGGAGCAGGGCCACCGCGGCGACGCCGGCCGGCGAGTCCCAGACCGCCAGGAACGTGCGGACCAGCCGCTCGCCGACCTCGTCCGCGCCGCCCGCCAGCACCCGCGGCAGCAGCTCGGCCGGGTCGACCGGGATCGCCATGGCGGCGCGGAACAGCTCCTCCTTGACGCCGAAGTAGTGGTGCACCAGCGCCGGGTCCACCCCGGCGGCGGCGGCGACCGCCCGGATCGGCGTGGCGTCGTAGCCCCGCTCGGCGAACGCCTCCCGGGCCGCGTTCAGGATCGTCTCCCGGGTGTCCGGGCTGCCGGGCCGCCGCCCGGTGCGACGCGGGCTCGCTGACCGCGCCGCACCGGTGTCGCGGCGGCTCATCCGCTGCGCCGACGCAGCGTCGCGGCGGCCAGCACCAGCGCGACCACCGCCGCCCCGGCCACGATCGCCACGTCGCGCCACATCGTGCCGGTCGCGTCGGCGTGCGCGCCGACCTCCTGGAGCGCCTCGACCGCGTACGACAGGGGCAGCACGTCGCTGATCGCCTGGAGCCAGCCGGCCATCTGGCCGCGCGGCACGAACAGCCCGCAGAGCAGCAGTTGCGGGGCGACCACCACCGGCATGAACTGCACCGCCTGGA is part of the Micromonospora sp. WMMD980 genome and encodes:
- a CDS encoding ABC transporter ATP-binding protein; the protein is MLGRGLRVLGRAIREQPRIFAVAVTGSVLFGLLVIASAYVIGGVVGEVVVPAVERGAVATGALALAAAALFGISVLRVVGIFGRRLGAGYMQFRLQAAYRRRVTRRYLDLPLAWHHRNSTGTLLSNANSDVEAAWYPIAPLPFAVGTLVMLVGAVASLFLTDWALALVGLAVFPALFALNVVYSRRMAPRQARAQRLRAEVSGIAHESFDGALVVKTMGRESQETARFAARAGELRDALISVGRLRGVFDPMLETLPSLGTLAVLVVGAIRLRQGAISVTELVSVAFLFTVLAFPVRAIGWVLAELPRSVAGWDRVRRVLDATGEMPYGEVTFDPATRTPAPLSCHDVHFSYEPAEAHLPGTQVLGEVTFTVPAGKTVALVGPTGAGKSTITSLAVRLVDPDRGRVTLDGVDVRDLTAASLAATVALVAQVPFVFDDTVRANITLDRAGIGDDEVWAALRLAEADGFVAALPDGLDTMVGERGTSLSGGQRQRLTLARALAGRPRLLVLDDATSAVDPRVEAAILAGLRAPADGGAPASILVVAYRRATIALADEVIYVERGRVVARGTHPELLATVPGYADLVTAYEQAEQEREQNRMYDEVTPMTSGLEIEVDR
- a CDS encoding ABC transporter ATP-binding protein, which gives rise to MAEERTESTWGTLRRGLALSPELKTGLAGTVALALVYMVGRVAVPVAVQRGIDHGIVGGLDLDVISLTVALTAAVLVVTTTCGYLMMRRLFTVSETALAGVRTRAFRHVHDLSMLHQQSERRGSLVSRVTSDVDQITQFLQWGGVILIVNLGQLLVTTAVMLAYSWQLTLVVLVAFAPAVLVIRQLQRRLAGAYGLVRQRTGTLLGAIGESVVGAPVIRAYGISGRTARRLDAAIDGQRVAQQRAIRISILGSSVGELAAGLALAGVVVVGVSLGVDRTLSVGQLTAFLFLVTLFIQPVQIATEVLNEAQNAIAGWRRVLDVLDVAPDVADPGRQGRDLPGGPLDVRFAGVTFAYPGGPPVLHGVTLDIPAKSRVAVVGETGSGKTTFAKLLTRLMDPTEGQVLLSGVDLRQVRFDSLRTRVVMVPQDGFLFDTTVGENVRFARPDLTDARLTAAFTELGLADWLDGLPSGLDTPVGERGEALSVGERQLVALARAYVADPDLLVLDEATSAVDPATEVRLQRTLDAVTRGRTTLAIAHRLSTAQAADEVIVVDRGRIVQRGPHEDLLRDTDSVYALLYASWLEQTR
- a CDS encoding TetR family transcriptional regulator, with translation MSRRDTGAARSASPRRTGRRPGSPDTRETILNAAREAFAERGYDATPIRAVAAAAGVDPALVHHYFGVKEELFRAAMAIPVDPAELLPRVLAGGADEVGERLVRTFLAVWDSPAGVAAVALLRSAVSNQWTARLLREFLTTQILRRVLDQLDLDPAEAPLRGALVATQVAGLAMMRYVIRLEPVASASPDTLAATIGPTLQRYLTGPLPAPDGHRPE